In Apodemus sylvaticus chromosome 8, mApoSyl1.1, whole genome shotgun sequence, one genomic interval encodes:
- the LOC127690592 gene encoding beta-microseminoprotein-like isoform X1 — protein sequence MVTEQDSLQPGTSSEVLASVSAGSLFIQKALLHSLLVLATMVIACKAECTIEKRVMLPNQKDDECTDAEGRKHFINIPWKKECLWCFCDKKSVTCCSNNAKPASYDKEKCEEHFYPENCTYRVVERKNPGKTCGVDKWKM from the exons ATGGTGACAGAGCAGGACTCCTTACAGCCGGGGACCTCCAGCGAAGTCTTAGCAAGCGTGAGTGCTGGCTCCCTATTTATACAG AAAGCTCTGCTCCATAGTCTCCTAGTCCTTGCCACCATGGTCATAGCGTGCAAAGCCGAATGCACCATTGAAAAGCGTGTGATGCTTCCAAACCAAAAGGATGATG AATGCACAGATGCTGAGGGTCGCAAGCATTTCATCAACATTCCCTGGAAGAAGGAATGTTTGTGGTGCTTCTGTGACAAAAAGTCAGTCACCTGTTGTAGCAA CAATGCTAAGCCTGCGAGCTATGACAAAGAAAAGTGTGAGGAACATTTCTACCCAGAGAACTGCACCTATAGAGTGGTGGAACGGAAGAACCCAGGAAAGACCTGTGGAGTTGATAAATGGAAAATGTAA
- the LOC127690592 gene encoding beta-microseminoprotein-like isoform X2, whose translation MESRLSFQKQKALLHSLLVLATMVIACKAECTIEKRVMLPNQKDDECTDAEGRKHFINIPWKKECLWCFCDKKSVTCCSNNAKPASYDKEKCEEHFYPENCTYRVVERKNPGKTCGVDKWKM comes from the exons ATGGAGAGCAGGctgtctttccagaaacag AAAGCTCTGCTCCATAGTCTCCTAGTCCTTGCCACCATGGTCATAGCGTGCAAAGCCGAATGCACCATTGAAAAGCGTGTGATGCTTCCAAACCAAAAGGATGATG AATGCACAGATGCTGAGGGTCGCAAGCATTTCATCAACATTCCCTGGAAGAAGGAATGTTTGTGGTGCTTCTGTGACAAAAAGTCAGTCACCTGTTGTAGCAA CAATGCTAAGCCTGCGAGCTATGACAAAGAAAAGTGTGAGGAACATTTCTACCCAGAGAACTGCACCTATAGAGTGGTGGAACGGAAGAACCCAGGAAAGACCTGTGGAGTTGATAAATGGAAAATGTAA